In the genome of Candidatus Zixiibacteriota bacterium, one region contains:
- a CDS encoding permease-like cell division protein FtsX, with translation MSRINYILRELGRSLYRFPFTALGALLSLSLLYLLFDMYWIAAGTTERLYTQLLAELRMEAFVVENVLEPDIPQLQDGIANTDGVIGIEYVSKDRAREILQEMLGTDLLIGYDSANPLPRSFVLEFESNALNSADMALVCASLSARPEITDVSYSNQWLENTEQTRMIIRQVGLALGVLILLTAIISSVNNIRLMTRARAVGFQQMRLLGAGKMFLAFPFLIKGMLISGFSAVAGWLAISYGSRQISLTQIEIVYPTFEEIVIFCASAAVLGMISGYMGIRRLLK, from the coding sequence ATGAGCCGAATAAACTACATTTTGCGTGAACTCGGTCGCAGTCTTTATCGTTTTCCTTTCACTGCTCTTGGTGCTTTGCTTTCGCTTTCTCTCCTGTATTTGCTGTTTGATATGTACTGGATCGCAGCAGGGACCACCGAACGTTTGTACACCCAGCTTCTTGCCGAGTTACGAATGGAGGCATTTGTGGTCGAGAATGTGCTTGAACCTGATATCCCGCAACTACAGGATGGCATCGCGAATACTGATGGCGTGATCGGGATCGAATATGTCTCCAAGGATAGGGCACGAGAGATTTTGCAGGAGATGCTCGGTACTGATCTGCTGATTGGTTATGATTCTGCTAATCCATTGCCCCGATCTTTCGTTTTGGAATTCGAATCCAATGCCCTCAACTCGGCAGACATGGCCTTGGTATGTGCATCGCTATCTGCTCGACCCGAAATAACCGATGTTTCGTATAGTAATCAGTGGCTCGAAAACACAGAACAGACGAGAATGATTATCCGGCAGGTTGGGCTGGCCCTTGGTGTACTGATTCTGCTGACCGCTATTATTAGTTCGGTCAACAATATTCGTCTGATGACACGTGCCCGGGCGGTTGGTTTTCAACAAATGCGTCTTCTGGGAGCCGGCAAGATGTTCCTGGCTTTTCCGTTTCTTATCAAGGGAATGCTGATAAGCGGTTTTTCTGCTGTGGCTGGTTGGCTGGCTATCAGTTATGGCAGTCGGCAGATAAGTCTGACTCAAATTGAAATTGTCTATCCAACCTTCGAAGAGATAGTGATATTTTGTGCGTCTGCAGCCGTGCTTGGAATGATCAGTGGGTACATGGGGATTCGGAGGTTGCTTAAATAG
- a CDS encoding ATP-binding cassette domain-containing protein — protein MVDEIIVELQNVYHGSKRGEPVFQNLDLTLRAGQTAVVTGGAGSGKTCLAALLVGTEFADEGLVEVFGEVLRPRRNLAVNRIRRLIGGVGGIFELVPSMTVAENIVFPLVITGIGRKERQSKLLKMLTEFSLLKKAADYPNTLTRVERTLVQFARASIANQPLLIVDEPAAGLDQSTAERVFEFLSRASLAGRSLLILCSEAPVHDLPQSDLYHIGNGALT, from the coding sequence ATGGTTGATGAGATAATAGTTGAGTTACAGAATGTCTATCATGGCTCCAAACGGGGTGAGCCTGTTTTTCAAAATCTGGACCTGACTCTCCGCGCTGGACAAACGGCGGTGGTGACTGGTGGTGCCGGGTCAGGAAAGACCTGTTTGGCGGCTCTCCTGGTGGGGACTGAGTTTGCTGACGAAGGTTTGGTCGAAGTGTTCGGTGAGGTTCTGCGTCCTCGACGCAACCTGGCAGTCAATCGGATACGGCGTCTTATTGGCGGGGTAGGAGGTATATTCGAGCTGGTTCCATCCATGACGGTGGCTGAGAACATTGTTTTCCCACTGGTAATTACGGGCATTGGTAGGAAGGAGAGGCAATCAAAGCTCCTAAAAATGCTGACCGAGTTTTCTTTGCTGAAAAAAGCGGCTGACTATCCCAATACTCTAACTCGAGTAGAACGCACTCTTGTACAGTTTGCCCGCGCCTCAATTGCCAATCAGCCGCTCCTGATAGTCGATGAGCCTGCGGCTGGCCTCGACCAATCCACAGCCGAGCGTGTCTTCGAGTTTCTATCACGGGCCTCTCTGGCGGGTCGGTCGCTGTTGATCCTTTGTTCGGAAGCTCCAGTTCATGACCTGCCCCAGAGCGATCTGTACCATATCGGCAATGGAGCCCTGACATGA